Proteins co-encoded in one Salvelinus sp. IW2-2015 linkage group LG17, ASM291031v2, whole genome shotgun sequence genomic window:
- the b4galt3 gene encoding beta-1,4-galactosyltransferase 3, with amino-acid sequence MACCGRSLDSPCTLALLVGFQFAFVVYFSLGGFRGLVSVLVHSEQPEFDYSRPHDVYTNLSHLGAPPAPHIGTGPPGTGAQLKDCKVPSPLLVGPVSVRLSSPLSLEEIRERNPLVLPGGRYSPPDCQPRHHTAIVVPYRNRQTHLRALLYHLHPFLQRQQIHYSIYIVQQWGNSTFNRAKLLNVGVREALREEDWGCIFLHDVDLLPENDHNTYTCHNQFPTHLSVAMDKFRYRLPYPQYFGGVSAVTPEQYMKMNGFPNTYWGWGGEDDDIAARVRLSGMKIVRPPVAIGHYKMIKHKGDRGNEQNPRRFDLLKRTRLNWHSDGLNSLTYELLSKELQPLYTNLTVDIGDDPRLPQRKATPPMPKREVKGDELPPLVPWSKHGSKRRGDTPLAAKHDVKGEGQAVKVGVVTAVTTAKPDKVDHAQSKTVHQTVDERAGVVK; translated from the exons ATGGCGTGTTGTGGTCGCTCTCTTGACTCCCCCTGTACCCTGGCCCTATTGGTGGGCTTCCAGTTTGCCTTTGTGGTCTACTTCTCCCTGGGGGGCTTCAGGGGGCTGGTGTCCGTACTGGTTCACTCTGAGCAGCCTGAGTTTGACTACTCCCGCCCCCACGACGTGTACACCAACCTCAGCCACCTGGGGGCGCCACCAGCCCCCCACATAGGCACRGGACCACCAGGGACAGGGGCTCAGCTGAAGGACTGCAAGGTGCCCTCACCACTACTGG TCGGTCCTGTGTCTGTGCGTCtgtcctcgcctctctctctggaggagatCAGGGAGAGGAACCCGTTGGTGTTACCGGGAGGCCGGTACAGCCCCCCAGACTGCCAGCCGCGCCACCACACGGCCATCGTGGTGCCGTACCGTAACCGCCAGACTCACCTCCGAGCCCTACTCTACCACCTCCACCCCTTCCTACAGAGACAACAGATTCACTACAGTATCTACATAGTCCAgcag TGGGGTAACTCTACATTTAACCGGGCTAAGCTGTTGAATGTTGGGGTCCGCGAGGCGCTAAGAGARGAGGACTGGGGGTGTATCTTCCTACACGATGTAGATCTGCTGCCTGAAAATGACCATAACACCTACACCTGTCACAATCAGTTCCCCACACACCTCTCCGTTGCCATGGACAAGTTCAGatacag GTTGCCGTACCCCCAGTATTTCGGAGGGGTATCTGCGGTCACACCTGAGCAGTACATGAAAATGAACGGATTCCCCAACACCTATTGGGGCTGGGGTGGGGAGGACGATGACATCGCTGCCAG AGTGCGTCTGTCTGGGATGAAGATAGTGCGCCCTCCAGTGGCCATCGGACATTACAAGATGATCAAGCATAAAGGAGACAGGGGCAACGAGCAGAATCcacgcag GTTTGACCTTCTGAAACGGACCAGGCTCAACTGGCATTCTGATGGTCTGAACTCTCTGACCTACGAGCTGTTATCCAAAGAGCTGCAGCCTCTCTACACCAACCTGACGGTCGACATCGGGGATGACCCTCGTCTGCCCCAGAGGAAAGCCACGCCTCCTATGCCCAAACGTGAGGTGAAGGGGGATGAATTACCTCCCCTTGTGCCATGGAGCAAACATGGATCAAAGAGGAGGGGAGACACACCCCTTGCAGCCAAACATGACGTAAAGGGGGAGGGGCAAGCCGTTAAAGTGGGTGTGGTTACAGCTGTGACTACGGCTAAACCTGACAAGGTAGACCACGCCCAGTCAAAGACAGTGCATCAGACTGTAGATGAGAGGGCGGGTGTGGTAAAGTAG